A genomic segment from Propionibacteriaceae bacterium ZF39 encodes:
- a CDS encoding OB-fold domain-containing protein: protein MLNARTFKLPDAPQWLEEFWLAAGRGELVLRHCRACDRLHHYPRGICPWCSSADLGWQACAGTGVVETFSIVRHGEPYALAYVRLDEGVSVLTNLIGCEPEELSIGQPVRVVFEPAEGRTDFAVPCFTPVERTVS from the coding sequence ATGCTCAACGCGCGAACGTTCAAACTGCCCGATGCCCCGCAGTGGCTCGAAGAGTTCTGGCTCGCCGCCGGGCGAGGAGAGCTGGTGCTGCGCCACTGCCGCGCCTGCGACCGCCTGCATCACTATCCCCGGGGGATCTGCCCGTGGTGCTCGTCCGCCGACCTGGGCTGGCAGGCGTGTGCCGGGACCGGCGTGGTCGAGACCTTCTCGATCGTGCGGCACGGAGAGCCGTACGCCCTGGCGTACGTCCGCCTCGACGAGGGCGTCTCGGTCCTGACCAATCTCATCGGCTGTGAGCCCGAGGAACTGTCCATCGGGCAGCCCGTGCGGGTGGTGTTCGAGCCTGCGGAGGGACGGACCGACTTTGCGGTCCCCTGTTTCACCCCTGTTGAAAGGACCGTCTCGTGA
- a CDS encoding 3-oxoacid CoA-transferase subunit A — MINRIVASAEEAVAGIADGSVVMIGGFGDVGQPHHLINALADSGARELTVVANNAGSTAESGVGKLIGNGQVRKMICSFPRFSKPFEERWAAREIELELVPQGSLAERIRAGGAGIAAFYTPTGYGTALAEGKDVRYFDGVPHVMELGLKADVALLECWQADRWGNLRFRTSGRNFNPMMGLAARLTIVQSQHVVELGDLHADDIHLPGVAVNRVVHIPYGDPAPASSTRERSVA, encoded by the coding sequence GTGATCAACCGAATCGTGGCCAGCGCGGAAGAGGCGGTGGCGGGGATCGCCGACGGTTCGGTGGTGATGATCGGCGGCTTCGGGGACGTCGGGCAGCCGCATCACCTGATCAATGCGCTCGCCGACTCCGGGGCAAGGGAGCTCACGGTGGTCGCCAACAATGCGGGCAGCACAGCCGAGAGTGGGGTCGGCAAGCTGATCGGCAATGGTCAGGTGCGCAAGATGATCTGCAGCTTTCCGCGGTTCTCGAAGCCGTTCGAGGAGCGGTGGGCCGCCCGGGAGATCGAGCTCGAGCTCGTCCCCCAGGGGAGTCTTGCCGAGCGGATCCGGGCCGGGGGAGCGGGGATCGCAGCGTTCTATACGCCGACGGGATACGGGACCGCCCTGGCGGAGGGCAAGGACGTGCGCTACTTCGACGGCGTACCCCACGTCATGGAACTCGGCCTCAAAGCCGACGTGGCGCTGCTCGAATGCTGGCAGGCCGACCGCTGGGGCAATTTGCGGTTCCGGACGAGCGGCCGCAACTTCAACCCGATGATGGGTCTCGCTGCCCGGCTCACGATCGTGCAGTCGCAGCATGTCGTCGAGCTCGGTGACCTGCATGCCGATGACATCCACCTGCCCGGCGTTGCCGTCAACCGCGTCGTGCACATTCCCTATGGCGATCCGGCCCCGGCCAGCTCGACGCGCGAGCGGTCCGTCGCCTGA